In the Desulfosporosinus acidiphilus SJ4 genome, AACTGGAATTGGCCCTTGATCCGCAGAGAGCAAAAGAGATCAGGAAAACACGAAATAGCGGCGAATCTTCAGCTTGTGCCATGTGTGGAAAGTATTGTGCTATGGAAATTGTCGCAAAGTATCTGAACACAACAAAACATAGCTGTTAAGAAGGGAAAGGTAGATAAGATGACCCAGGTTTTAAAAGCACGTTCAGGAATCATTACTGAGGAAATGGAGGCCGTGGCAGCTGATGAGAATCTTGATGTAGAGTTTATCCGGCAGGGAATCGCAGAAGGGAGAATAGTTATTCCCAGAAACAAAAAACGGAAGGAATTTAAATACTGTGGGATTGGGGAAGGTTTAAGGATTAAGGTTAATGCCTTGATCGGTACCTCGAGCGACCGTGATGACATGGAAATAGAAGCACGCAAGGTTGCGATTGCGGAAGAAGCCGGCTGCGACAGTTTTATGGACTTAAGTACGGGAAAAGATATAGATGGGATGAGGAAGCAGTCCTTGTCCCTAGCTCATGTAGCGGTAGGCAGCACGATGATTTACCAAGCAGGTATCGAAGCGATTGAAAAATACGGCAGTGTTGTCAACATGAGAGAAGAGGATATTTTTGAGGTCGTTGAACGACAAGCGGCTGAAGGTCTGGATTTTATGGCGATTCATTGTGCTCTGAATATGGACGTTATCAAAAGAATGCAGACAGTCGGGCGCGTAACCGACGTGGTCAGCCGGGGCGGAGCTTTTCTTACCGGATGGATGCTGCACAATCAGAAAGAAAATCCGCTGTATGAAAAATTCGATCGTGTGCTGGAGATATTAAAGGCCTATGACGTAACCTTAAGCCTGGGGGATGCCATCCGACCCGGCAGTATCGCCGATTCGTTGGATGGTGCGCAACTTCAAGGAATGATCATTCAGGGAGAACTAACCAGGAGAGCACAGGAGGCCGGTGTACAGGTCATGGTGGAAGGACCGGGACATGTTCCCCTTAATCATGTCGAAGCTACT is a window encoding:
- the bzaB gene encoding B12 lower ligand biosynthesis ThiC-like protein BzaB, giving the protein MTQVLKARSGIITEEMEAVAADENLDVEFIRQGIAEGRIVIPRNKKRKEFKYCGIGEGLRIKVNALIGTSSDRDDMEIEARKVAIAEEAGCDSFMDLSTGKDIDGMRKQSLSLAHVAVGSTMIYQAGIEAIEKYGSVVNMREEDIFEVVERQAAEGLDFMAIHCALNMDVIKRMQTVGRVTDVVSRGGAFLTGWMLHNQKENPLYEKFDRVLEILKAYDVTLSLGDAIRPGSIADSLDGAQLQGMIIQGELTRRAQEAGVQVMVEGPGHVPLNHVEATMRVQKRLCNNAPYYILGTLATDVTPGYDHISGAIGGALIGACGADFLCYLTPAEHLGLPTEEDVRTGVITTRMAAHIADITKGNKQAWARDLEMAKARVALNIDGQITAALYPEQLKASAATTTNDHVCVVCGTGCAAQVAAEYFGQPDDSMSNS